A window of Candidatus Nitrospira allomarina genomic DNA:
CCAGTAGTTTGCGACGACAGGCGCAATTGTTACATGCTCGTCCCGATCTTGAGATTGCCATGTTGCGTGGGAATGTTGATACACGACTTCGCAAGGTTCGCGAGGGTCAGTATGATGCCATTATTCTGGCCGCATCCGGGCTCAAGCGCCTAGGGTGGGATCAGGAAGTGACGGAGTATTTGTCCGTGGATGTGAGTTTGCCGGCAATTGGGCAAGGCTCGTTGGGCTTGGAAGGAAGGGAAGATGATTCGTGGGTTCGAGATCTGGTGATTCAGTTTGAACATCGGCCAACTCGGATTGCGGTCGCTGCCGAACGGGCGTTGCTTGCAGGGTTGGAAGGCGGATGCCAGGTTCCCATTGCAGGATATGCGACTCTCCACGGAGACATCCTGACTTTGGATGGGTTAGTCACGAGCCTTGATGGGAAACGATATATCCGTCAAGTGGTATCGGGACCAGCGGGGGAAGCCGAATCAATTGGCACGCAGGTGGCTGAACAATTGTTGGACGGTGGGGCGCAGCCCATTCTCCAGGAAATTTATGGGATGGCATGAACAAGGCAGTTGCAATTCATGGTCGGGTGTTTTTGGTTGGAGCCGGGCCGGGCGATGCAAAGTTGCTGACCTTACGAGGGAAAGAGTGTCTCGAGCAAGCCGACGTGGTGCTCTACGATCACTTGGCCAATCCAGAGTTATTGAAATTTGCTCCTTCTCATGCCGAGTGTATTTACGTTGGAAGAAAAGGGCGTGGTGCCTATCGGGATCAGGCAGAGATTCACGCCCTGTTGGTCACCAAATCCAAAGAAGGCAAATGTGTGGTGCGACTGAAGGGGGGGGATCCTTTTGTATTTGGTCGTGGAGGTGAAGAAGCCGAGGTGATCGCTGACGCTGGGATTCCCTTTGAAGTCGTACCCGGAGTAACGGCTGCCGTGGCTGTGCCGGCCTATGCCGGCATCCCCGTAACACACCGGACCCTCGCCTCGACGGTCGCATTTGTGACCGGCCATGAAGATCCGACCAAATCATCAAGTGCCATGGAATGGCCGCGTTTCGCTTCGGCTGAAGGAACCCTTGTCTTTTTAATGGGCATGAAAAATCTTCCGCAGATTGTTGACCGGCTCATTCAGGAAGGCAAGCCTGCAACGACTCCTGTTGCGGTGATCCGATGGGGGACCTATGCTCGTCAACGAACAGTGGTGGGAACGTTATCAGACATTGTGGAATTAGCCTCTCAGGCAGACATGAGTCCGCCATCAGTGATTGTCGTGGGTGAAGTCGTTCGGTTACGTGAACGATTGAACTGGCATGAATTACGGCCTCTGTTTGGACAAGGGGTTTTAGTGACCAGACCTCGTGCCCAGGCGCCGGCTCTTTCGAATCTGCTGGCGGCGCAGGGTGCCGAACCGGTGGAATGTCCTACGTTGGAAATTCATCCTCCTGATAGCTGGGCACCTGTGGATGAGGCGATTGCTGCGATTTCGACATACGACTGGTTGATTTTCACGAGTGTGAATGGTGTGCAATCCTTCATGGAACGTCTTTGGTTTCATCACAAAGATGTGAGGAGCTTGGCTGGAATCCGTGTG
This region includes:
- the hemC gene encoding hydroxymethylbilane synthase, producing the protein MNQGKSRTRSTLIVGTRGSQLAIWQAEWVQNQLKALAPDISVILKRIQTSGDKIQDVPLAKIGGKGLFVKEIEEALLRRDIDLAVHSMKDVPSELPDGLGIVCVPEREDPRDALIARGGHTLATLPIGARVGTSSLRRQAQLLHARPDLEIAMLRGNVDTRLRKVREGQYDAIILAASGLKRLGWDQEVTEYLSVDVSLPAIGQGSLGLEGREDDSWVRDLVIQFEHRPTRIAVAAERALLAGLEGGCQVPIAGYATLHGDILTLDGLVTSLDGKRYIRQVVSGPAGEAESIGTQVAEQLLDGGAQPILQEIYGMA
- the cobA gene encoding uroporphyrinogen-III C-methyltransferase; the protein is MNKAVAIHGRVFLVGAGPGDAKLLTLRGKECLEQADVVLYDHLANPELLKFAPSHAECIYVGRKGRGAYRDQAEIHALLVTKSKEGKCVVRLKGGDPFVFGRGGEEAEVIADAGIPFEVVPGVTAAVAVPAYAGIPVTHRTLASTVAFVTGHEDPTKSSSAMEWPRFASAEGTLVFLMGMKNLPQIVDRLIQEGKPATTPVAVIRWGTYARQRTVVGTLSDIVELASQADMSPPSVIVVGEVVRLRERLNWHELRPLFGQGVLVTRPRAQAPALSNLLAAQGAEPVECPTLEIHPPDSWAPVDEAIAAISTYDWLIFTSVNGVQSFMERLWFHHKDVRSLAGIRVCCIGPRTREEAARWGIASDLVPQDFQAEGILQAIGGLGVASQRILIPRAKVAREILPEQLKAMGATVHVVHAYQALPPIVDMGPLRDRLRNREIQYVTFTSSSTVKNFCQLFENRQELQELTRHLIVAVIGPITAQTVQEEGLSVDVMALENTVPALVDAMIIHAQQNPKDTRLVSSS